One Prunus dulcis chromosome 8, ALMONDv2, whole genome shotgun sequence DNA window includes the following coding sequences:
- the LOC117636672 gene encoding inorganic phosphate transporter 1-4, protein MAREQLQVLNALDVAKTQWYHFTAIIIAGMGFFTDAYDLFCISLVTKLLGRIYYHVENAEKPGILPPNVSAAVNGVAFCGTLAGQLFFGWLGDKMGRKKVYGMTLMLMVICSVASGLSFGQNPKSVMTTLCFFRFWLGFGIGGDYPLSATIMSEYANKKTRGAFIAAVFAMQGFGILAGGIFAIISSAAFEAKFDAPAYEVDPVKSTVPQADYLWRIIVMVGAIPAAMTYYWRMKMPETARYTALVAKNAKQAASDMSRVLQVDIEAEPQKMEESVSAFKLFSKEFMHRHGLHLLGTTSTWFLLDIAFYSQNLFQKDIFSAIGWIPPAKTMNAIQEVYRIARAQTLIALCSTVPGYWFTVLLIDRIGRFAIQLMGFFFMTVFMFALAIPYDHWTHKDNRIGFVVIYSLTFFFANFGPNATTFVVPAEIFPARFRSTCHGISAASGKLGAIVGAFGFLYLAQNKDKSKADAGYPAGIGVKNSLIVLGVINFLGILFTFLVPESNGKSLEEMSGENEDENETGAVELGPSGLNKRTVPLA, encoded by the coding sequence ATGGCCAGAGAGCAATTACAGGTGCTGAATGCACTTGATGTAGCCAAAACACAATGGTATCATTTCACTGCAATTATTATTGCTGGAATGGGCTTCTTCACAGATGCATATGATCTCTTCTGCATATCTCTGGTAACCAAATTGCTGGGCCGCATATACTACCATGTTGAAAATGCAGAGAAACCTGGCATTTTGCCTCCCAATGTATCAGCTGCTGTGAATGGTGTGGCATTTTGTGGAACACTAGCAGGCCAGCTCTTCTTTGGTTGGCTTGGTGACAAGATGGGAAGAAAGAAAGTCTATGGCATGACTCTTATGCTCATGGTCATCTGCTCCGTTGCTTCAGGCCTCTCCTTCGGGCAGAACCCGAAATCCGTGATGACAACTCTTTGCTTCTTTCGATTCTGGCTCGGGTTTGGCATCGGCGGTGACTACCCTCTTTCTGCCACTATCATGTCTGAATATGCTAACAAGAAAACTCGAGGTGCCTTCATTGCTGCAGTCTTTGCCATGCAGGGCTTTGGAATTTTAGCTGGTGGTATATTTGCTATTATTTCTTCCGCTGCGTTTGAGGCCAAGTTTGATGCTCCAGCATATGAGGTCGATCCAGTTAAATCCACTGTTCCACAAGCAGACTATCTTTGGAGAATTATTGTCATGGTTGGAGCAATCCCAGCTGCAATGACTTACTACTGGCGGATGAAGATGCCTGAAACCGCCCGTTACACCGCTCTTGTTGCCAAGAATGCGAAACAGGCTGCATCAGACATGTCAAGGGTTCTGCAGGTTGACATTGAAGCAGAACCACAGAAGATGGAGGAGTCGGTTAGTGCATTTAAGTTGTTCTCTAAGGAGTTTATGCATCGCCACGGGCTTCATTTGCTTGGAACAACAAGCACTTGGTTCTTGCTTGACATTGCATTCTACAGCCAAAATCTGTTCCAAAAGGATATTTTTAGCGCGATTGGATGGATCCCTCCTGCCAAGACTATGAATGCTATCCAGGAGGTTTACAGAATTGCAAGGGCACAGACTCTTATTGCTCTATGCAGCACTGTCCCAGGCTACTGGTTTACAGTTTTACTCATTGACAGGATTGGAAGATTTGCTATCCAATTGATGGGATTCTTCTTCATGACAGTGTTTATGTTTGCACTGGCCATTCCATATGACCACTGGACTCATAAGGACAACCGAATTGGGTTCGTGGTGATCTACTCTTTGACCTTCTTCTTCGCAAACTTCGGTCCTAATGCCACTACATTTGTTGTGCCAGCTGAGATTTTCCCAGCTAGATTCCGGTCTACTTGTCATGGGATCTCAGCGGCGTCTGGGAAGCTTGGTGCCATAGTTGGTGCATTTGGGTTCTTGTATTTGGCTCAGAACAAAGACAAGTCCAAGGCAGATGCAGGGTACCCTGCAGGAATTGGGGTGAAAAATTCACTCATTGTGTTGGGTGTAATTAACTTCTTAGGGATATTGTTCACCTTCTTAGTGCCCGAATCAAACGGGAAGTCTTTGGAGGAGATGTCCGGTGAGAatgaagatgaaaatgaaactGGGGCAGTGGAGTTGGGGCCATCAGGCTTAAACAAGAGGACAGTTCCACTTGCCTAG